CGAGGATGCTCGTCGCGTCGACCGGCTCCTCACCCGGGCGGGCGATCTCGACGTCGAGGCCCGACTCGCTGGCCTGCTCGACGAAGAGCGCGGCGGGGCGGGCGTGCAGGCCGACGGACGAGGCGATGGTGGTGGTGCGACTGGCCATGGTTTCTCCTGGTGGTGTGGTGGTGGTCGGCAGGCGCCCGGGGTCCGTCGGGGACGTCCGGGATCCCACTCTGTCAGGCAGCGACCTGCTGCGCGCCGGCGTGGGCGGACGACGTGCGGGAGCCGATGGTCTTGAGGACGACGACGACGGTGGTCATGACGAGCACCCCGACGACGAGGGCGACGACGAACATCAGGAAGTTGCCCATCAGTGGCAGCACCCAGATGCCTCCGTGGGGAGCGCGGAGGGTGACCCCGGCCGCGAGGGCGATCGCACCGGTGGCGGCCGAGCCGACGACGGAGCCGACGATGACCCGGATCGGGTCGGCGGCGGCGAAGGGGATGGCCCCCTCGGAGATGAACGACGCGCCGAGGAGCCATGCGGCACGGCCGTTCTCACGCTCCGGCTCGGAGAACAGGCGCGGGCGGACGGTCGTCGCCAGGGCCATGGCGAGCGGGGCGACCATGCCGGCGGCCATGACCGCGGCCATCACCTTCAGCTGGATCGCGTCGGTGGCCGTGCCCGCGGCGGTGAGCCCGGTGGTGGCGAAGACGTAGGCGACCTTGTTGACCGGACCTCCGAGGTCGAAGCCCATCATTGCGCCGAGAACGAGGCCGAGGAGGAGCGCACTCGTACCGCCCATCCCCTGCAGCGCCTCGGTGAGGTTGTCCATGAGCCAGGTGATCGGACGGCCGAGGACGGTGATGAAGAGCCCGGCGGTGATGAAGGTCGACAGCAGCGGGACGACCACGACCGGCATGACGCCGCGGACGCCTGCGTGCACCTTCCACCCGGAGACCCAGCGGGCGACGAAGCCGGCGAGGAACCCGGTGGCGAGACCGCCGAGGAATCCGGCGCCCATGGTCGCGGCGATCCAGCCGCCCACGATGCCGGGGACGAGGCCGGGGCGGTCGGCGATGCCGAAGGCGATGTAGCCGGAGAGGATCGGCACGAGGAAGCTGAAGGCGGCGCCGCCCATGACGAACAGGAGGGCGGCCCACGAGGTGAGGCTGAGCGGGCTGAAGCTGTTGGCGATGTCGTACTCGCCCTCGGC
Above is a window of Janibacter cremeus DNA encoding:
- a CDS encoding HPr family phosphocarrier protein; amino-acid sequence: MASRTTTIASSVGLHARPAALFVEQASESGLDVEIARPGEEPVDATSILGVMALGAKHGETVELTAEGEGADAVLDGLVTLLETDLDSQE